Sequence from the Taeniopygia guttata chromosome 18, bTaeGut7.mat, whole genome shotgun sequence genome:
GCACATTCACAGAATTTCTCTGCTCTGAGGCAACTCCCACTTCCTGCTCCCCAGGAAATCCCAGCACACAGCGAGTGAGAATCAAACCAGACTCACACCCAACTGCAGCAGAGATAAGAAATTTGGTTCTGATCCATGACAGGAATGCAATAAACTGCCAGTTTCTCAGAAGCCAAAACCCTGACTGTTTGCCAAGAGCTAAAAATAACCCAAAGAAGGCTCTATTTAAAGGCACCTACAAAGAAACGCCTCTGTCCTTGGTTAAATAAACTGCAACTTCCAGAAAAGCCCTGTTTCCCAGGAGTCTGGggggagctctggcagcaggtgAATAAACATGAAGCCCAAACCTTTGAACCCAttttggaagcagcagctcgtggctggagctgtgccagccctggcccagcagcggacaggggctggctgggctggagcaggaaggatcccactcctccctgcagggcccACGTGGCTGCTGAAGGGTCTTTACTCGGGGGTTTGACTGAATTTGGCCTCTTCACGTTGATTCCCTAGAAAGGACCGATCCCTTGGATGTAAGTGGGTAAGTAAGTGGGTAAGTAAGTGGGTAAGTAAGAAGTTCCTCTGGTGTGGGACTGAGCAGGGTCTGGAGCCCTGGCTgacagagctgtgccagagctggaGGAACAGCACTGCTCAAATGACCACAAACTCCTGCTACAGGGGCCTGACAAGGACACAGGGCAGAAATGAAGCTGAGCCATGAACCACAGAAGGGAAGTCTGGGCTGGTTAaacaaagcagcattttaatttcaagattttataaatatgtatttacaaAAGGAAGGTATCAATCCAGAGTTAAACAAATTTACAGCTGCCggtcctgcagagcagagggagagaaACCAGGGTAATGCAACCCCACAGTGCACAGCACCCAGAGACAAAAACAAACCCTCATGTAAGTTCTTCACGTACAACTCCTCGCCCAGAAGGCCCAGCACCGGCTGCTGTGGAGCACCAGCTCCAGGGACAGAagccagaggaggagctggCCCCGAGCAGGGatgggctccagcacagcactgccatCCCACACAGGGCTCAGACTCCTTGGGGAGCTTCGGGACAGCACAGAGGGTGCATGTGAGGTgacaccctgccagccccagccctgggtcAGGAACTCACCTCCCCACACGCTGCTGGCCTGAGGAACAGCCTCATGGCCCCAGTGGCCCCTCCAGGACACCATGGCCCCAGTGTGCCAGCCGGGCAGACGAGGGCTGCTCTCTCAGCCCCTGCCTGGAACTGGTCCTGCTCTTGCCACTCTCCAGACAGCCCAGGCCTGCAGGGATTCCCAGAGAGCCGGGGCTTTAGGATGTTCTCCGGGTCTGTGAATGCTTCAGAAAAGCAGAGCCTGCTCACAGGTCACCCTCTGCAGCTGCCGTGAGACTTCAGgatcttcccagcagctccattCCCTCACTGCAGCCATTCAGAGCCATTCCAGTCACAGTGAGGGATGCAGGGCCAAAAAATCCCTTCCTGACCTGTAGCAGAAGCAGCAACAACTTCCAAGAGCAAGACCTGCCCACAGCTGAAGGTCCCAGACACCGGTGCTGAAGGAGCAGGAGAGTTCCAAGCGCTTGGCTTGTACAGGGCTTTTCTGAAGAATCTCCAGCAATTCTTTTTAAACTCATCCAGTAGTTCTAAGCCTCTATGAAACCCACTCAGGCtatcttttaatttaaagtttAAGCACATTAATTCTTGTTAATCAAACTAAAGAGAAGACTTAAACACAAACTGCTAGTGGAAAATGGAATATAAGTTGCCAGGAGTGTTAACCTCAAGTCTTGAACAATTTATTTACTTCTTTTGATTCACACCTTGTGTGCAGCTCCCAAATTAGTGAGAGCAACTTCTCTGTTGGTCACTGCTGGGAATGCAGCCTGGCTGGAGGCTCCCACCACACTCAGGATGCTGCTTGGTCCTCTGTAGCCATGGTCTGCAGGAGGCAAGGTCAAAGAGGGCAGGAGAACTCTGTGAGCcactgctgggatttgggggcaaAACATTCATTTCTTCCAGAGCCTGAGACTGGCCTGGGCACCTGAGCAACCCCTGCCAGGGTACAAGAATTCAGGAGCAAACCAAGAAGGGGATGGGCCCAGCACAGAGTGCCAAGAAAGGCCATCAGTGCTTGAGCTTTTGATCACACTAGTGGCAGTGAATCCAGCACAGATCTATGAACCTGTGGCAGCCAGAACACCACTGCCAGAGCCGTCAACACAGCCAGAAAAAGCAGTCCAGCAGCAGTGAAGTGGAACTGGGGTGGTTGTTCCTGCTGGAACATTTGTTCCCTCTCCTGGAAGGAGGAAAcccagagctgggggagagcaggagctgctgaaagaGCTGGGTGGAGGTGGGGGAGAACACAAAGGGCAGTGGCAGCCCTTTCAGCCAGGAGTTACTCCCAGCACACTCCAGTGATGCCATGGCACCAGCCGATACCACAGTGCTGCACGTGGGGCTGGCTGGCAGCAATTAGCAGTGCTCTGAGCATTAATTAACGCACTCAGGCTCCCAGGCAGCAGCGTGGGAAGGGTCCCACTGCACAGCTCAGAACACCAACGAGCCCCTCCTGTTTCTCCCAGCGGTGCCAAAGCCCTGGAGGCCTCACCTGCCGCAGGAACTGCTTCCCCAGGTAGCTGGTTGCCATGCTGGTCAGGGTCTTCCTGCTGCCAACTTTACACCTGATGTAGCCGTAGAGGttggctccctgcagcaccaccCCCATCACCACCACTGCCTGCGCCAGGAAAAAGCTGTCAGCTCCTGGCTCAGACAGggcagagccagagcagagctcgGGGCACTCACCAGCCACTTCactttgaaagagaagagagcGCTGAAGGCAAAGATCACCCAGATCATAGGGCAGGTGATCAGACCCAGCCAGAAAATCCGGGACTCTGCTTCAGATGAGGTTTTACCCCCTTGTGCTGACACctagaaacagaaagaaaaaggcagtgAGCAGACTGCtccatcccacagatcccatgTCCTTAAAACCAGGGCAGAACCCCCACACTCCCGGGATTTCCCTCCACACAACAGCACTGGCTGCTTCCATGACTCATTTCCACATCACACAAAGACATCTCTGCAACAGAAAGTGCTTCCACTTAAGGGAATCTCTTCCATTTCCTCTCACAATCACTGGAGGCAGCAGCATCAAAACCTCTTGGAATGCCTGGGGCTAGAAGGGTAAGATTGGGAAAAATGACATTTCCTGCACGGTTCAGTTACAAAGCTTAGAAACAGCCAAAGGAGTCATTTCCTACCTCCAAAATCCACAGACTTACATTACCTGCATAAAGCCAGATCAATACATCATGAGACTTTTTTAATAACTCAACAACTAAAAAGCTCATCCAGCAGCCTGCACAAAACGAGATGTGTGGCTGCCAGTAAATGTTCCCTGGGCAGTctcccctcagcagcagcaccaccactCATCAGGGGGGTCACAAAGCAGACACGAGCACCAGGTGGGAACAAAACCACTGACCTTCCTGGCCTCAAACACCCAGTGACTTCTGCCATCATCATCCACCTGGTTCCACCAGCGGAGGCCAACCATGAGCCGCCCTGTGACGTTCTGGAAGAGAGCAGAACCTGTGAGCTCTGGGTCTTCTGCCAAAGAAACCTtctgccacagcccagggccCGGGCTGCTGCTTCCCACGGCGCCCGTCTGCCTCACATCTGGGAGAACCAGATCCACAGCAAGccattttctgagatccagCACAAGGGCAGGGTTGTGGTGGTTCTGAGCTGGCAACAAAGCCTCCAAAGGGAGGCTAAGAAATGTTCTCCACTCGGCTTTCAAAAGGAACCAAGTGCACAGCGGTGTCAGAGTTTATTTCATAGCTCTCTGCAATCCATCACAGCACTTGAAGGAGTTTCGGTGACACACTTTGTGTCAGAggcaaaataaattacttttctgaGACATGAGTATCACTGTCAGTTATTTTTACACAGCAAGGCAAAGATAACAAAAAGCACAAGGGGAACTGACCTTTACAGCCCAGAAGTCACAGGACAGGAGGAGGATGATGGTCACCATGCAGGCAATGAAGCTGCTGGTTAAGAGCTCACAGAGCAGGTACACAACGATGGCACTGACCCGGAAGAATAAGTGGAAAAATGATGCCACTGGGTGCCTGGAACGAAGGACAACATGGTCACAGCTCCTGCAGACAAGTCACACTGCCTAGGGATCTCCCAGCAATGCGTGGGGTAAGGGTCAGCACTGTAATGTGGACCCAGTGTCCTGGAAATACGGGAAATAACTGCCTGGAAGCTGACACGAGGAAGAGACATCCCAGAAACTCTCTCTGTCACCACCAACCTTATTTTTGACTTTTTGGATCTCCTGGATACATCATCATCTGCATCAAAGAGAGACACATCTTCAATGTCATCACTGCTGTCCTGgggtgggagcagagacaaagggttacaggagaaaaatgaaacccTTTCCAACTTCAACCTGGGACAGTGTTCATCACCCAAAACCCACAGGGCCAGGATCAGAATTAATTTGGGAAGAATGTGAAGATCTAACCACAGATCAGCCTCGAGCTGATCACAAAGCCTGCTGCTCGGAGGTGTGCCAGGAGCACCCGGCTGTGCCACACAGCTTGGACActgtcctgctctccctgcttgTGTTATGCACTGCCAGGCTAGCCTGTGCCcggggcagtgccagcacagagaGTGCCCTGAGAGAAGTGCTCTCCGTGAGTCGCTGTGCAGGCAGAGGCGCAGAGCGGCCCCCGAGCTGTGGGTCCGGGCACCGGCTGTGGGTCCGGGCACCGGCTGTGGGTCCGGGCACCGGCTGCGGGGCTCCTGGTACGGACGGGCCCGTGGCGGCACACAGCGCCTCCGAGCCCCGCAGCCCGCCCGGGCCTGCGGGAACGGGTCCCGCTCCGGGTCCCGGTGCTGTAATCCCTGCCCAGGCCCTGCTCCGGGTCCGCGCCCGCGATCCCGGTCCCGTGAGCCACGGCCGAGCCCTGATCCCAGTCCGGGTCCGAATGCCGCTCCCGGTCCTATGGCCCATGTCCGAGTCcccggtcccgatcccggtccTGTGGCCCATGTCCGAGTCCCCGGCCCCGGTCCGGATCCCGGTCCTATGGCCCATGTCCGAGTCCCTGGTCCCGATCCCGGTCCTATGGCCCATGTCCGAGTCcccggtcccgatcccggtccTGTGGCCCATGTCCAAGCCCCCGGTCGCGGTCCGGATCCGggtcccgatcccggtcccggtcccggtcctgTGGCCCATGTCCAAGCCCCCAGTCGCGGTCCGGATCCGggtcccgatcccgatcccgatcccgatcccggtcccggtcccggtcccggtcccgatcccgtACCATGGTCGGCGCCGCCACTTCCGCCCCGCCGCGCGCGTCACGCCCGCGGACCAATCACAGCGCGTCCCGCGGCCCCTCCCGGCCGCTCCGCCCCCGGCGCGTGCGCGCTGGCGCGAACCGGGCGCGAGACGTGGCGGGGGGGGCGGTGCCGCCAACGGCCCCGAGGGGAGCGGGAGGGGCGGAGGGACACGGGAACGGCACCGGCTGAGGGCAGTGAGGGGATCCCGGGGAGCGGCACCGGCTGAGGGGTCCTGAGGGGAGCCCGGGGAACGGCACCGGCTGAGGGGTCCTGAGGGGAGCCCGGGGAACGGCACCGGCTGAGGGGAGCGGGGGGATCCCGGAGAACCTGATCCTCCTCGCTTCGTCGCCGCCCAGAAGGAATCAGCCTTTCCGTGATGTTTTCCCACCAGACTTTCTTGGGACACGTTTTCCCCGCGGATTACGGCGCAGTTCCTTGGCCCCAGCGGGGCGGGCTCCTTCATTCCTTGGGAGAAGCTGCCATCCTGTGGTGGGCTGTGACATCCCTCCATATCTCCATGCCTCCATTcctccatccttccatccatcccatccctccatTCCACCATCCCTTCATCCcgccatccatccatccttccctccatcccgccatccttccatccctccatccctgcatcgTGCCCGGCGCAGCCACCTCgcagccacagcccctgtgccacgGCACAGCCGCCCGCTGCCATTCTCCCTGCGGTTATTCTCCACTGGCTTCATCCCAGGGTTTGCGAATCGAAGGTGGCATTGAATTAAACAAACCAACGCTAATCACAACCCCACTGTGGGGAGAGTTTCAGAGACTTTCATTTCAAGCCAGAACAGCTGCTGAAAGACTCTTGACATGGCCATGGGCAGAACTGGCCTCTCTCAAAGCTCTGATACAACAGAGTTTTGGTGTGCCAGCCCGACACTCAAAGCTAGATAAATAGCGTTTTTCAAATACTAGCAAGTCATTGAGTTTTTGTCATCCTGCTAAGTTCTCAGCATTCTGGAAACCACAAAATCACAGAGTGGTTGGGGTTGGAAAAACCTTAAAGACAATCCAGTTCCATCCCTCTGCCACGGACAGGAAACCTTCCACAATCAAGTACACGTAGATATTGATCTACAAATAGCTGAATATACCAACAGCATTTCTTAGGAAAACGTACCCTGGGGAAGTGTTTTACACTTAAAACCACAGAGAGCATACTTAAATAACCTAAATATActaaaatatatagaaatgaACATATCTGTATTTTATGCTTAAAGCCACATGGCAGAGCCAGCTGGACAGCAGAATGCCAGGTCGTGGCTGTCGGCTGGAATGGGGGATCAGCTCAGATAAATGTGTTATGCCCAAGTTCTGGAGCAAGTGTTTTCCTCTCCCCAGTAAAAGAATCCACAGGTAGGCCTTTAACTTTCCTCAGCCAGGCTTTCCTTCTGGCTCTTCCTTTATCCTCCGTGGGCCGTGCCTGCTGTGCCTGGTGCTGAGCTGCCGCAGCTGcctcacacagctcctgctctgctggccgCAGCCTGAGCCCGCTGTCCCTGCGGGAGGCGGAGGGGCAGGAGGGCTTTATTCTCCTGGGTGCCTCATTCCTCATCCCTGCAGCCGTGCCAGCTGTTGGTTGGATCACCTCTGAGGAGACTCTCCAGAGATCGATGAGCCGAGCCCCATCTTTGGGACCGGCAGTGTCTTTCCCATGGCCActgggagttttctttcctcccGGCGAGCCACAAGGCTTGGGACGCACaacacagggagcagggatggaggattTCAGAGTGGGGCTGTGCAAAGAGTTCTTCATCCTGAGCCGCAGCGTTTTTGTTTCAAAGGGCGTTGAGGTTTTTGTCGTGGTCAGAGAGCGGCTGTGCAGCCTGGCGCGCTGGAGCTGGGCCGCCTGCTCCTCCGTGTGCTGCAGGGGCATTTTGGACGCGGGCACCGAGCCCGGGCGCCGCCGCTGAGCTGCCCTGGCGTTCGCAGAGAGCACACTGGGGCTGCGGCTGGCTGCGGCTGGCTTGCAGAAGCTCTGCAGGGCGCTGATTGTTAAGAGGAACTTGTCAGGAGTCATCGGACAGCTTGGGTGTCTCTGGGGCAGCTCACCCTCCCAAGTGGcctctgcctcctcaggtgCAGGGGAAGCAGGGCCCCGTTCGGCTTCATCACCTGTAGGCAAAAACAAAGCGGCACATTTGGGGCTGAGAGGCTTTCCCACACACTGCAGAGCATAGTCAGAGAGTCACTGagtgagctgagctgggaggaagCCACAAAGATCACCCAGCCCcgcccctggccctgcccagaccccaacaaccccacctgggcatccctggcagcctcggggccgtgcccattccctggggagcctgggcagtgccagcaccctctggggaagagcctttccctgaaatccagcctgagcctccctgacacagctccagctgttccctggcTCCTGTTTTTTACCAAGCAGAGCATCAGTTGGCATCTGCTGGCCTGGAACGCAGGAACCTTTTCTCAGCCCGTTGGTTTATCAGCAATACTCAGTTTGTGGAGCTGGAGGATTTGTCATCACACTGTATTGAATAGCTCTgactaaaaccaaaataatatCACTCTGTTACAACTGAAAAGGCGCCTGTTTCTGTGCAGTTGCCTTTCCCAGTGATGGCAGATCCTGAATGTAGGTGTTCTCTCACTTTCTCGGGTGTTTGTAATGAATAATTCAAGCCCTGAATCAGCAGCGTGTTTCCAAGCCCACCAGCTGGGTGAATATGAATACTACTACTGATTTCTGTCTTACTCAGTTGGAAAATGACAGTGCCTGTCTTGAAAAATGTGTTGAAGTTACACCAAATCCTTGTAAAAACGCAGAAGCCTAGAAAATGACAGAACCATTGAAATGGAGCAGCACATCTGCTCTTGACAGCAGCAGAGTCTGAATATTGGCTGGACTGCAGGCAGTGGCTGCGTGGTTTGTAAGTCAGTTTAGAAAAGCCAGAAAAGAAGAGGCTCAGTGTGATACTTTTGGGTCTTCCACGGCTCTTTGGTCCCTGGCGAGATCTCGGGGACTTGTCCCGAGCtcgctgctgctctgcagtgccGCCCTGGCGCTTCCCCCTCCGGGACCTCTTGTCCTTCTTCAGCTCCTCTCTGTCAGCGGGCAGGGAATAGTCCCACACCACATCCTCGaactggagcagcagcagtctGCTGGGGGAGTTGGTCACCACcctgggggagggagggaagagccATAAAAACACAGGAACCACAGGCATGGCAGGGCCTGCCTGAGGGGCTCTGTGAAACACAGACCCGAGATCATTGTCTCTCCttgaaggagcagcagcaactGACCCCATCAATCAGACACTGCACATTTTAACTTGTGCTCTGCGTGAGTCTCTGGTGCTCTTTTCATTCAGCTCCAcagcaaacaaaattaatttaaaaataattaagatgAAAATTTCCAGCAGTGGACAGAGGTAGATCAGAGTCGTGGTGGGAGTACCTAACTACAAATACCATATTGTCAGGGATATCTAAGTGTGGGTTGAAGGGCTGTGCTGGTCTGGTTGGGATGGCATTAATTTCTTCATAGCTGCCAATTTATTGCTGTGTTTTAGAGTGTGGCCAACCCAGCCCTCAAACCACAGCAGTGTTTTACCCATTGCTTCCACAGAAGCTTTAGTTTAGTTTGCACCTTCAGTTAGAGGTGCAAAAGTGAATGGACCTGGAAGGATTTCTCATTATTGGCCTCTACAAAGAGGATGTAGGACAGGGAACAGGCAGAGACTGTCAGGTATTGGCTTGGTTCTCCAACCTCCTAAGAACTTCTGAATTCAGCTTTACAGTTGGGCCTGTATCTTCAGCTGTAGAGAAACAGGAAATTGTGCATTGCTGAAGAGACTAAGGAAATCTTTACAGCCATTGTGAACTAAACCAGATTATTGAAGCAGTATATAAATAGTGGAGCCCTTTAAAAGTTATttgcaagaaggaaaaacacacaGTTCCTTAAATTTCAGTGTGATCTACTGAATTTGGGACAGagcctgctggcagctgctgtcaCCCACCTGTTTCCTGCCACATAGAGAGCAGACACGGGGTCCCCGCTGCTGGTGGGCTCCAAGACTCTGAGGCAGGTGCCAGTCAGGAAGCTGAATATCCGAATGCATCCGTCAGCACAGCCACTGATGACTCTGAGGTACAGGAACTCCAGGGACAGGACTTCCCTGAAAACACACTGGGTCAGCTTGGCCCTTCCATGGTGGGAAGCGGTCAGCGAGCTCttctgggctgcaggaggagcagagctctggctgcagcagcagcccgcACTGAGGAGCTGCCCAGGACACTGAGATCACTCCATGCCCAAACCCACAGCCCAGTGCATCCTCCCACTGGAAGGcgtcc
This genomic interval carries:
- the LOC100227898 gene encoding Golgi apparatus membrane protein TVP23 homolog B isoform X2: MDSSDDIEDVSLFDADDDVSRRSKKSKIRHPVASFFHLFFRVSAIVVYLLCELLTSSFIACMVTIILLLSCDFWAVKNVTGRLMVGLRWWNQVDDDGRSHWVFEARKVSAQGGKTSSEAESRIFWLGLITCPMIWVIFAFSALFSFKVKWLTMATEDQAAS
- the LOC100222099 gene encoding F-box/WD repeat-containing protein 10, with product MVPVSLQSRSDASQAKDFTRVLPFQLSMAILGLLDQKSLDACSAVSGHWEFLVQRVREDKECRSTVQKSLLQLQELCPRKTIPNYAKRVDVQIPQLNDEGEVIEVKDKEQKKRRKSKMEDFSLQEAYRDLKTHKIELEERNVFCGPYKTCVLMEQSDRSRRAHYGGGDWVAAGSRRLRLLRVQGGEQEPLLLLSHAEPVRALCLCEDQGLLLSSTGLELSVRCWDIHSGACVRTFAGHYATVGCLHSHQEHFVSGAGDGTVKVWSLRSGKCLRTLLHSSPVQAVRMDGTHVVSAGHQGLVKVWSAETGALIKTLERHQGPVLCLSFDQWHLVTGSSDGYALGWSMLGKFRRCLIAFFHPKEVLSLEFLYLRVISGCADGCIRIFSFLTGTCLRVLEPTSSGDPVSALYVAGNRVVTNSPSRLLLLQFEDVVWDYSLPADREELKKDKRSRRGKRQGGTAEQQRARDKSPRSRQGPKSRGRPKSDEAERGPASPAPEEAEATWEGELPQRHPSCPMTPDKFLLTISALQSFCKPAAASRSPSVLSANARAAQRRRPGSVPASKMPLQHTEEQAAQLQRARLHSRSLTTTKTSTPFETKTLRLRMKNSLHSPTLKSSIPAPCVVRPKPCGSPGGKKTPSGHGKDTAGPKDGARLIDLWRVSSEVIQPTAGTAAGMRNEAPRRIKPSCPSASRRDSGLRLRPAEQELCEAAAAAQHQAQQARPTEDKGRARRKAWLRKVKGLPVDSFTGERKTLAPELGHNTFI
- the LOC100227898 gene encoding Golgi apparatus membrane protein TVP23 homolog B isoform X1 codes for the protein MDSSDDIEDVSLFDADDDVSRRSKKSKIRHPVASFFHLFFRVSAIVVYLLCELLTSSFIACMVTIILLLSCDFWAVKNVTGRLMVGLRWWNQVDDDGRSHWVFEARKVSAQGGKTSSEAESRIFWLGLITCPMIWVIFAFSALFSFKVKWLAVVVMGVVLQGANLYGYIRCKVGSRKTLTSMATSYLGKQFLRQTMATEDQAAS